The Streptomyces sp. NBC_00162 genome window below encodes:
- a CDS encoding YchJ family protein: MPTPALPCPCGLPAAYPECCGRFHSGAQQAPTAERLMRSRFSAFAVGDTAYLLRSWHPSTRPARLDLDPGQRWERLEILATERGGMFETEGSVEFRAHYREGGHTGSLHEHSAFSREGGAWVYVGPLSPVDFD; this comes from the coding sequence ATGCCCACCCCGGCCCTCCCCTGTCCCTGCGGGCTGCCCGCCGCCTACCCGGAGTGCTGCGGCCGCTTCCACTCCGGTGCCCAGCAGGCACCCACCGCCGAACGCCTGATGCGCTCCCGGTTCAGCGCCTTCGCCGTCGGCGACACGGCCTACCTGCTGCGCTCCTGGCATCCCTCGACCCGTCCGGCCCGGCTCGACCTGGACCCAGGGCAGCGCTGGGAGCGGCTGGAGATCCTCGCCACCGAGCGCGGCGGGATGTTCGAGACGGAGGGTTCGGTGGAGTTCCGGGCGCACTACCGCGAGGGAGGGCACACGGGCTCGCTGCACGAGCACAGCGCCTTCTCCCGCGAGGGCGGGGCCTGGGTCTACGTCGGCCCCCTCTCCCCCGTCGACTTCGACTGA
- a CDS encoding DEAD/DEAH box helicase, producing the protein MTLIDQLPPNADPDALFEAFSSWAEDQGITLYPAQEEALIEVVSGANVILSTPTGSGKSLVAAGAHFTALAQDKVTFYTAPIKALVSEKFFDLCKLFGTENVGMLTGDASVNADAPVICCTAEVLASIALRDGKHADIGQVVMDEFHFYAEPDRGWAWQIPLLELPQAQFILMSATLGDMKRFEEDLTRRTGRPTSVVRSATRPVPLSYEYVTTPITDTITELLETRQAPVYIVHFTQAQAVERAQSLMSINMCTREEKDKIADLIGNFRFTTKFGQNLSRYVRHGIGVHHAGMLPKYRRLVEKLAQAGLLKVICGTDTLGVGVNVPIRTVLFTALTKYDGNRVRTLRAREFHQIAGRAGRAGFDTAGYVVAQAPEHVIENEKALAKAGDDPKKRRKVVRKKAPEGFVAWSDTTFEKLIAADPEALTSRFKVTNIMLLSVIARPGDAFKAMRHLLEDNHEPRKAQLRHIRRAIAIYRSLLDGGVVEKLDTPDAEGRTIRLTVDLQQDFALNQPLSTFALASFDLLDPESPSYALDMVSVVESTLDDPRQILAAQQNKERGIAVGQMKADGVEYEERMERLQDVTYPKPLEELLFHAYDVYAKSHPWVRDHPVSPKSIIRDMYERAMTFTEFTSYYELARTEGIVLRYLAGAFKALDHTIPDDLKSEDLEDLIAWLGELVRQVDSSLLDEWEQLANPEVETAEQAQEKADQVKPVTANARAFRVLVRNAMFRRVELAALDHVNVLGELDAESGWDADAWGEAMDGYWDEYDDLGTGPDARGPKLLQIEEDAAHGLWRVRQTFADPNGDHGWGISAEVDLAASDEEGRAVLRVTSVGELGAL; encoded by the coding sequence GTGACCCTCATTGATCAGCTCCCGCCGAACGCCGACCCCGATGCCCTCTTCGAGGCTTTCTCCTCGTGGGCGGAGGACCAGGGCATCACCCTGTACCCGGCTCAGGAGGAGGCGCTGATCGAGGTCGTCTCCGGGGCGAACGTGATCCTTTCCACCCCGACCGGCTCGGGCAAGAGCCTGGTCGCGGCGGGCGCGCACTTCACCGCGCTGGCCCAGGACAAGGTCACCTTCTACACCGCCCCGATCAAGGCCCTGGTGTCGGAGAAGTTCTTCGACCTGTGCAAGCTCTTCGGCACCGAGAACGTCGGCATGCTGACCGGCGACGCCTCGGTGAACGCGGACGCGCCGGTGATCTGCTGCACCGCCGAGGTGCTGGCCTCGATCGCCCTGCGCGACGGCAAGCACGCCGACATCGGCCAGGTCGTCATGGACGAGTTCCACTTCTATGCCGAGCCGGACCGCGGCTGGGCCTGGCAGATCCCGCTGCTGGAGCTGCCGCAGGCCCAGTTCATCCTGATGTCGGCGACCCTCGGCGACATGAAGCGGTTCGAGGAGGACCTGACCCGGCGCACCGGCCGGCCCACCTCGGTGGTCCGCTCCGCGACGCGGCCCGTCCCGCTGTCGTACGAGTACGTGACCACGCCGATCACCGACACGATCACGGAGCTGCTGGAGACCCGGCAGGCGCCCGTCTACATCGTGCACTTCACCCAGGCCCAGGCGGTCGAGCGGGCGCAGTCGCTCATGAGCATCAACATGTGCACCCGCGAGGAGAAGGACAAGATCGCCGACCTCATCGGCAACTTCCGCTTCACCACCAAGTTCGGACAGAACCTCTCCCGCTACGTCCGGCACGGCATCGGCGTGCACCACGCGGGCATGCTGCCCAAGTACCGTCGCCTGGTCGAGAAGCTCGCGCAGGCCGGTCTGCTGAAGGTGATCTGCGGAACCGACACCCTCGGCGTCGGTGTCAACGTCCCGATCCGCACGGTGCTGTTCACCGCGCTCACCAAGTACGACGGCAACCGGGTCCGCACGCTGCGCGCCCGCGAGTTCCACCAGATCGCCGGCCGCGCCGGCCGGGCCGGCTTCGACACGGCGGGGTATGTGGTCGCCCAGGCTCCCGAGCACGTGATCGAGAACGAGAAGGCCCTCGCCAAGGCGGGCGACGACCCGAAGAAGCGCCGCAAGGTGGTGCGCAAGAAGGCTCCCGAGGGCTTCGTCGCCTGGTCGGACACCACCTTCGAGAAGCTCATCGCCGCCGACCCGGAGGCGCTGACCTCGCGCTTCAAGGTCACCAACATCATGCTGCTGTCGGTCATCGCCCGTCCGGGCGATGCCTTCAAGGCGATGCGCCACCTCCTCGAGGACAACCACGAACCGCGCAAGGCCCAGCTGCGGCACATCCGCCGGGCCATCGCGATCTACCGCTCGCTGCTCGACGGCGGTGTCGTCGAGAAACTCGACACCCCGGACGCGGAGGGCCGCACCATCCGGCTCACCGTCGACCTGCAGCAGGACTTCGCGCTCAACCAGCCGCTGTCCACCTTCGCGCTCGCGTCCTTCGACCTGCTGGACCCGGAGTCCCCGTCCTACGCGCTGGACATGGTGTCCGTCGTGGAGTCCACGCTGGACGACCCGCGCCAGATCCTGGCCGCGCAGCAGAACAAGGAGCGCGGCATCGCGGTCGGCCAGATGAAGGCCGACGGGGTCGAGTACGAGGAGCGGATGGAGCGTCTCCAGGACGTCACCTATCCCAAGCCGCTCGAAGAACTGCTCTTCCACGCCTATGACGTGTACGCCAAGAGCCACCCGTGGGTGCGCGACCACCCGGTCTCCCCCAAGTCGATCATCCGCGACATGTACGAACGCGCGATGACCTTCACCGAGTTCACCTCCTACTACGAGCTGGCCCGTACCGAGGGCATCGTGCTGCGCTACCTGGCCGGCGCGTTCAAGGCGCTGGACCACACCATCCCCGACGACCTCAAGTCCGAGGATCTCGAGGACCTGATCGCCTGGCTGGGCGAACTCGTCCGCCAGGTGGACTCCAGCCTCCTGGACGAATGGGAGCAGCTGGCGAACCCCGAGGTGGAGACGGCGGAGCAGGCCCAGGAGAAGGCCGACCAGGTCAAGCCGGTCACCGCGAACGCGCGCGCCTTCCGCGTCCTGGTCCGCAACGCGATGTTCCGCCGGGTGGAGCTGGCCGCCCTCGACCACGTCAACGTACTGGGCGAACTGGACGCCGAATCGGGCTGGGACGCGGACGCCTGGGGCGAGGCCATGGACGGTTACTGGGACGAGTACGACGACCTGGGCACCGGCCCCGACGCACGCGGCCCGAAGCTGCTCCAGATCGAGGAGGACGCGGCGCACGGCTTGTGGCGCGTCCGCCAGACCTTCGCCGACCCGAACGGCGACCATGGCTGGGGCATCAGCGCCGAGGTCGACCTCGCGGCCTCCGACGAGGAGGGCCGGGCCGTCCTCCGGGTCACCTCGGTCGGCGAGCTCGGGGCGCTCTGA
- a CDS encoding acyl-CoA thioesterase, which yields MTNPAERLVDLLDLEQIEVNIFRGASPQESLQRVFGGQVAGQALVAAGRTVDSDRPVHSLHSYFLRPGIPGVPIVYQVERVRDGRSFTTRRVTAVQQGKTIFNLTASFHHPEEGSIEHQLPPHHVPHPDTLPKVADEIREHLGALPEALERMARRQPFDIRYVNRLRWTPEELKDADPRSAVWMRAVGPLGDDPLVHTCALTYASDMTLLDAVRIPVEPLWGMRGFDMASLDHAMWFHRPFRADEWFLYDQESPIAHGGRGLARGRIYDLEGRMLVSVVQEGLFRPYPAKPPRPAEPTKPAQ from the coding sequence ATGACGAACCCCGCCGAGAGACTCGTCGACCTGCTCGATCTGGAGCAGATCGAGGTCAACATCTTCCGCGGCGCCAGCCCCCAGGAGTCCCTCCAGCGCGTCTTCGGCGGCCAGGTCGCCGGCCAGGCGCTGGTGGCCGCCGGCCGTACCGTGGACAGCGACCGCCCGGTCCACTCTCTGCACTCGTACTTCCTGCGCCCCGGCATCCCCGGGGTGCCGATCGTGTACCAGGTGGAGCGGGTGCGCGACGGGCGGTCCTTCACCACGCGCCGGGTCACCGCGGTCCAGCAGGGCAAGACGATCTTCAATCTCACCGCCTCCTTCCACCATCCGGAGGAGGGCAGCATCGAGCACCAGCTGCCTCCTCACCACGTCCCTCATCCCGACACGCTCCCCAAGGTCGCGGACGAGATCCGCGAGCACCTCGGGGCGCTGCCGGAGGCGCTGGAGCGGATGGCCCGCCGCCAGCCCTTCGACATCCGGTACGTGAACCGGCTCCGCTGGACTCCCGAGGAGCTCAAGGACGCCGATCCCCGCAGCGCGGTGTGGATGCGGGCGGTCGGCCCGCTGGGCGACGACCCGCTCGTGCACACCTGCGCCCTCACCTACGCCAGTGACATGACCCTCCTCGATGCCGTGCGCATCCCGGTGGAACCCCTGTGGGGGATGCGCGGGTTCGACATGGCGAGCCTGGATCACGCCATGTGGTTCCACCGGCCGTTCCGGGCGGACGAGTGGTTCCTGTACGACCAGGAGTCCCCCATCGCGCACGGCGGCCGGGGCCTGGCCCGGGGCCGCATCTACGACCTGGAGGGCAGGATGCTGGTCTCCGTGGTCCAGGAAGGCCTCTTCCGCCCGTATCCCGCCAAGCCTCCCCGGCCTGCCGAACCGACCAAGCCGGCCCAGTAG